In the genome of Parus major isolate Abel chromosome 2, Parus_major1.1, whole genome shotgun sequence, one region contains:
- the LY96 gene encoding lymphocyte antigen 96 isoform X1 has product MFGLFFCILFTPGVSEFICTSPDLEMSYAFCDSTAHAFMFNLTPCSTMNKSVWKAALTWIPRSDIHFLKVVFNVWYDGAKALFWKELLCSGADDEYSVCGTLKGETLVSAFDIKGSRIKFPKGYYSVVVQGFSDDSENNMLICLNFTMIVKQDAF; this is encoded by the exons aTGTTTGGActctttttttgcattttattcacCCCTGGAGTCAGTGAATTCATTTGTACGTCACCAGATCTTGAAATGTCCTATGCTTTTTGTG attCTACGGCTCATGCTTTCATGTTTAATCTGACACCTTGCAGCACGATGAACAAATCTGTCTGGAAGGCTGCTCTTACCTGGATTCCAA GAAGTGACATCCACTTTTTGAAGGTTGTCTTCAATGTCTGGTATGATGGTGCCAAAGCACTCTTCTGGAAAGAACTCCTCTGCAGCGGAGCTGATGATGAATACTCAGTGTGCGGAACACTGAAAGGAG aaacactTGTATCAGCATTTGACATTAAAGGCTCAAGAATAAAGTTTCCAAAG GGCTATTATAGTGTTGTTGTACAAGGATTCTCTGATGATTCTGAAAACAATATGCTCATATGCTTGAATTTTACCATGATTGTAAAACAAGATGCTTTCTGA
- the LY96 gene encoding lymphocyte antigen 96 isoform X2: MSYAFCDSTAHAFMFNLTPCSTMNKSVWKAALTWIPRSDIHFLKVVFNVWYDGAKALFWKELLCSGADDEYSVCGTLKGETLVSAFDIKGSRIKFPKGYYSVVVQGFSDDSENNMLICLNFTMIVKQDAF, translated from the exons ATGTCCTATGCTTTTTGTG attCTACGGCTCATGCTTTCATGTTTAATCTGACACCTTGCAGCACGATGAACAAATCTGTCTGGAAGGCTGCTCTTACCTGGATTCCAA GAAGTGACATCCACTTTTTGAAGGTTGTCTTCAATGTCTGGTATGATGGTGCCAAAGCACTCTTCTGGAAAGAACTCCTCTGCAGCGGAGCTGATGATGAATACTCAGTGTGCGGAACACTGAAAGGAG aaacactTGTATCAGCATTTGACATTAAAGGCTCAAGAATAAAGTTTCCAAAG GGCTATTATAGTGTTGTTGTACAAGGATTCTCTGATGATTCTGAAAACAATATGCTCATATGCTTGAATTTTACCATGATTGTAAAACAAGATGCTTTCTGA